From the genome of Methanofollis sp. UBA420:
GTTATGTCACCATCGCCGACATGGATATCGTTATTCCCCAGGGCCAGCCCCCCTCGAACACCACCGCGATCGAAGTCATCCCCTATATCGAAGCCCTATACGGCGACCTGGAGAAGGTCGATGTCCTGGTGAGCGCGAAATATGCCGGCACAGATGTCGTCGTCACCGAGAGGCGCGTCTCGGACCTGAGCCTGGAGGAAGGGAAGACACACAGGGAGGTAATCCCGATGAAACTCGAAAACGGGCATAACTACGACATCTGGGCCTCGGTCTGGCAGGACGGGAGGAGACAGGTGACAGGGTCGGTCGCCGTCGCTCTCCCTGACCGCACCGCCCATGCGAAAACTATCGCCCGTTCCCTCCTTGCCGTCACGGCCATCGACGTGATGACCCCGGACCTGGAGGCCGACCCCATCACCCTGGATATCTTCCTTGGCCTGGAGAATATCGGGCTCTCTCCCTCGGGCCAGGTCGCGGCGAAGGTGAAGGCCTACAACCTGCAGAAAGGGATCACGGCGGCACGGGAGTCGGCGACCCTCGGGACCATCGCCGGGAATGCGTCTACGGAAAGGAGTATCCGCCTCACCGTTCCGAATGGCTATGACTACGAGATCGGGATCGAGGTCTTCGAGAACAGCGCCCTCATCACGGGCGGTACCGGCCGCGTGACCCTGGCCCCTCCACAGGGTGACTCAAAAAGCGGGGAGACAGGAAAGGCGACAAAACCGCCCACCCTGACCGTCACCGCCGCGCCGACACCTATACCCGGGGAGGTGCAGGTGGGGCAGTTCAGGGTCGTTGAGGGTGGCCGGGTCGGGCCGACTCAACCGGGATTTGCGGCAGTACTTGCCCTTCTGGCCCTCGGCGCAGCCGCGTATGTTGTCCGACGGGGGAGGCGCGAGGGATGAAGGGCGGGATCACCGCATGGAGGATGTACCTCTATGCCGTCACCTTCCTCTCCCTCCTGGTGATGGTCATCGGAGCGGTCGACGTCTGTACGGTCCTGCTGGAGGTCTTCGTTTACCCGCCGCCGGCACCGTACCCACAACCGCCCCCCTATTACGCCGGCCTCCCAAAGGCGGCGGCGATGCTCCTCGTCGGCCTTGCAGTCTGGGTCTACCACTGGCAGGTGCTCAGGAGAGACGAGAAAAAGTTGAAAGAGGGGGAAGGGGACGGGCATTCAGGATAGTGATGAGCACCGCAACGCGCGAACGCGAACCCGCCGATATTGGTGGGACCGGAGTCCCCGGCAGTTTGGTGCGAACGGCATCATCACGCACGAGGATCCGGGCCACGACATTCCCGGTCTTGACCCTCTTGTTCAGGGTTCACCCCGACGACGGTGCCTATCGCATAGCCCCTGCCCGCGCATACCGCGGGGATGAGAGCCTGCGAAAGAAAAAAGAGAGATTATCCGAGGAACTTCCTGACATTTGCCGCCCGCAGTATCCCTGACCTGACGTCTGCAGTACGGTTCTCCTTCAGGGCCCCGCGGATAGAGGCCGCGATCTCCCGGTGCTCTGCATCGGGTTCGACATCGACGAGGTCGAGGACGGCCTTTGCAAGGGACGGGGACACATACTCAGATTCAGGATCGAAGTACCGGGCGGCATCGGCAAGGTCGGCATCGAAATTGACATAGACCTTGCGGAGGAACTCGATCTCGTCCGAGTCGAGGGCGTCGAGGCCGAGGAGTTCGGGTGGGAGGCCGACCGAGTACAGCGCGGAGGTGAAGGTGATCGCCCGTGGGAGGGAGATGCCACCGGCACTCCGTGAGTAGCCGAAGAGGCCAATATGGAGTTTCCTCTTTCTCCTGCTCGGGACAAAAGTGGCGACCCGGTTGATGAGGTCGGAGAGACCGGTGATCGCCTGCATGTAGGCGTCGGTGTACTTCTGGATGAGGGCGACTGCCTCTTCTTCGTCTATTTCAGGTGGAACCGTGGTGTTCTGCCCTTCGAGATCGGCGACCGCCCGGCGGACCATGTCCAGGGGATAGTCGTACTTGAAGGCCGACTGGATGGTGAAGGTATGCACGCCGGGGTACTCGGCAACACAGCGCTCGACTGTGTCGGGACGGAGG
Proteins encoded in this window:
- a CDS encoding DUF7490 domain-containing protein, with protein sequence MKRYKTGIFIIILLCLACTAGCTAPPQSQTRGYVTIADMDIVIPQGQPPSNTTAIEVIPYIEALYGDLEKVDVLVSAKYAGTDVVVTERRVSDLSLEEGKTHREVIPMKLENGHNYDIWASVWQDGRRQVTGSVAVALPDRTAHAKTIARSLLAVTAIDVMTPDLEADPITLDIFLGLENIGLSPSGQVAAKVKAYNLQKGITAARESATLGTIAGNASTERSIRLTVPNGYDYEIGIEVFENSALITGGTGRVTLAPPQGDSKSGETGKATKPPTLTVTAAPTPIPGEVQVGQFRVVEGGRVGPTQPGFAAVLALLALGAAAYVVRRGRREG
- a CDS encoding DUF5671 domain-containing protein; amino-acid sequence: MKGGITAWRMYLYAVTFLSLLVMVIGAVDVCTVLLEVFVYPPPAPYPQPPPYYAGLPKAAAMLLVGLAVWVYHWQVLRRDEKKLKEGEGDGHSG